The following coding sequences lie in one Spirosoma sp. KUDC1026 genomic window:
- a CDS encoding phosphoribosyltransferase family protein encodes MTSTAPTLILNAEQIRQKIRRIAFQIYETNFEESAIILAGITGEGFVLAQALAEAVRSIAPFTVEILELTLDKSQPSQSTVNITPTAYDYTNKVVIVVDDVLYTGRTLAFSLQPFLSVPLHKLQVAVLVDRNHPRYPVAADYKGYELSTTLTEHVDVVLSDENRMGVYLK; translated from the coding sequence ATGACAAGTACTGCCCCAACACTTATTCTCAACGCCGAGCAAATACGTCAGAAGATCAGACGTATCGCGTTTCAGATCTACGAAACCAATTTTGAAGAGTCGGCAATCATACTGGCTGGTATCACGGGCGAAGGGTTTGTACTGGCGCAGGCGCTGGCCGAAGCGGTTCGCTCCATTGCCCCCTTTACGGTAGAAATTCTGGAACTAACGCTGGATAAGTCGCAGCCATCCCAGTCAACCGTCAACATTACGCCTACCGCATATGACTATACGAACAAGGTTGTAATCGTCGTTGACGATGTTCTTTACACCGGCCGAACGCTGGCTTTTAGCCTGCAGCCTTTCCTGAGTGTTCCTCTGCACAAGCTCCAGGTAGCCGTGCTGGTTGATCGCAATCACCCGCGTTACCCGGTTGCTGCCGACTACAAAGGCTACGAACTCAGCACCACCCTGACTGAACACGTTGATGTCGTCCTCAGCGACGAAAACCGGATGGGGGTGTATTTGAAGTAA